In Staphylococcus lloydii, the following proteins share a genomic window:
- a CDS encoding YerC/YecD family TrpR-related protein: MQIEKLRGQALDELFDAILTLETREECYQFFDDLCTVNELQSLSQRLQVAKMIKQGYTYATIEQESGASTATISRVKRSLQWGNDAYTMILERMNIETTD; the protein is encoded by the coding sequence ATGCAAATTGAAAAATTAAGAGGACAAGCGTTAGATGAATTATTTGATGCGATATTGACTCTTGAGACACGTGAAGAATGTTATCAATTTTTTGATGACTTATGCACTGTCAATGAGCTACAATCTTTATCTCAAAGATTACAAGTTGCTAAGATGATAAAGCAAGGTTATACGTATGCGACAATAGAACAAGAATCTGGTGCGTCGACTGCAACGATTTCACGCGTGAAAAGATCACTCCAATGGGGCAACGACGCATATACCATGATATTAGAGCGTATGAATATTGAAACTACTGACTAA
- a CDS encoding CamS family sex pheromone protein, with protein sequence MKRTLILILSAIILLSACGTNDNDKKDSSNDKQSTKNDSGSVKKIATDKNVQGSNYRTILPFKESQSRGLLQDNMANSYNGEDFEDGLLDLSKQVFPTKDYLYQDGQYLDKDTTNAYLKPKYTKAEIDKMSSSERKDKNANENLGLNPSHNGETDPEKIAKNSPAYLSNILEQDFYDKGDTKGKNIKGMTIGLAMNGTYYYQKEKDGDTFSKKLDDKEIKKQGKQMASEILSRLRENKDLKDIPIHFAIYKQSGENAIIPGEFVAGSTAEKGKTRINEWKNISQKSVLLPSDEAGDIDETLNNNFKQFNDNLQSYFNNFTQAVGTVKFENKKAKSLSVDLPIDYYSKAETIGITQYVTQQADKYFSDIDEYEIHIKDGNNPKALISKSKDEDEPKVHIYTNSN encoded by the coding sequence ATGAAACGGACGTTAATTTTAATTTTATCCGCAATAATTTTATTATCAGCATGTGGCACTAATGACAATGACAAGAAAGACTCATCTAACGATAAACAATCTACGAAAAATGATTCGGGCTCTGTTAAAAAAATTGCTACAGATAAAAATGTTCAAGGCAGCAATTACAGAACGATTTTGCCGTTTAAAGAGAGTCAAAGTCGTGGATTATTACAAGATAATATGGCAAATAGTTATAATGGTGAAGATTTCGAAGATGGATTGTTAGATTTGAGTAAACAAGTCTTTCCGACTAAAGACTACTTATATCAAGATGGGCAATATTTAGATAAAGATACAACGAACGCTTATTTAAAACCGAAATATACTAAAGCCGAAATCGATAAAATGAGTAGCTCTGAACGTAAAGATAAAAACGCTAACGAAAATTTAGGTTTAAACCCTTCACATAATGGTGAAACAGACCCTGAAAAAATAGCTAAAAATTCTCCTGCGTATTTATCAAATATTTTAGAACAAGATTTTTATGATAAAGGCGATACTAAAGGAAAAAATATTAAAGGTATGACAATCGGTTTAGCTATGAATGGTACATACTACTATCAAAAAGAAAAAGATGGAGATACCTTTAGTAAAAAGTTAGATGATAAAGAAATTAAAAAGCAAGGTAAACAAATGGCTAGTGAAATTTTATCAAGATTAAGAGAAAATAAAGATTTGAAAGATATTCCAATTCATTTTGCAATTTATAAACAATCTGGAGAGAACGCAATTATCCCTGGTGAGTTTGTTGCAGGTTCGACTGCTGAAAAAGGTAAGACACGTATTAATGAATGGAAAAACATTAGCCAAAAATCTGTATTATTACCGTCTGATGAAGCGGGAGATATAGACGAAACTTTAAATAATAACTTTAAGCAATTTAACGACAATCTCCAATCTTATTTCAATAACTTTACGCAAGCGGTAGGAACAGTGAAGTTTGAAAATAAAAAAGCAAAATCATTGTCGGTTGATTTACCGATTGATTATTATAGTAAAGCAGAAACAATCGGTATTACACAGTATGTAACGCAACAAGCGGATAAATACTTTAGTGATATAGACGAATATGAAATTCATATCAAAGATGGTAATAATCCAAAAGCATTAATTAGTAAATCAAAAGACGAAGACGAACCAAAAGTTCACATTTATACTAATAGTAACTAA
- a CDS encoding heptaprenylglyceryl phosphate synthase, producing the protein MYNVKEWKHIFKLDPAKSISDEDLEQLCMSNTDAIIIGGTDNVTEDNVIQLMSRVRRYPLPLALEISNVESVMPGFDFYFVPTVLNSQDVTYHNGILLDALKQFGHVIDFEEVVFEGYVVLNPDSKVAQKTQAKTDLTVDDIEAYAQMINEMYKLPVMYLEYSGQYGDIDMVKAAANMLTETQLFYGGGIDSYESARTMAEFADTIIVGDVIYQDIKKALKTVKIKELPK; encoded by the coding sequence ATGTATAACGTTAAAGAGTGGAAACATATATTTAAATTAGATCCTGCAAAATCCATTAGTGATGAGGATTTAGAGCAACTGTGTATGTCTAATACCGATGCCATTATAATAGGTGGGACGGACAATGTGACAGAAGATAATGTCATTCAATTAATGAGTCGTGTTAGAAGATATCCTTTACCATTAGCGTTAGAAATTTCAAATGTGGAAAGTGTAATGCCCGGTTTTGATTTTTACTTTGTACCGACAGTATTGAATAGTCAAGATGTTACATATCATAATGGTATTTTATTAGATGCATTGAAACAATTTGGTCATGTCATAGATTTTGAAGAAGTAGTATTTGAAGGTTATGTCGTATTAAATCCAGACAGTAAGGTCGCACAAAAGACACAAGCTAAGACAGATTTAACAGTTGATGATATTGAAGCCTATGCACAAATGATAAACGAAATGTATAAATTACCCGTTATGTATTTAGAATACAGTGGTCAATATGGTGACATAGATATGGTAAAAGCTGCCGCTAATATGTTAACTGAAACTCAATTATTTTATGGCGGGGGCATTGACAGTTATGAATCTGCCCGCACAATGGCAGAATTTGCCGATACAATAATTGTGGGTGACGTTATATATCAAGATATTAAAAAAGCATTAAAAACAGTAAAAATAAAGGAGTTACCTAAATGA
- a CDS encoding M15 family metallopeptidase: MKKKFFGGITIVVIISFIVFICCFLFTRHDRDEEALNYKIVKPKNALPIITKEHGVTKVNGHVIVNKHYTLPPSHKPGEDKHAKKQLNKLLAKAKKDNVDLKFRSGYRSYQDQQDIMKKFVKEEGKNQAKHYTAVPGHSEHQTGLAFDVGTDAPMQDFKKDFGKSKEGKWLAQHAPKYGFIIRYPKGQEKETGYSYEAWHIRYVGRDLAEIINGEHTNLETYYNLPN, from the coding sequence GTGAAAAAGAAATTTTTCGGAGGCATTACTATTGTTGTAATAATTAGTTTTATTGTGTTTATTTGTTGCTTTTTGTTTACGCGTCATGATAGAGACGAGGAAGCCTTAAATTATAAAATAGTTAAGCCGAAAAACGCGTTACCAATCATTACAAAAGAACATGGTGTAACGAAAGTAAATGGTCATGTTATAGTAAATAAACACTATACATTACCGCCTTCTCATAAACCGGGCGAAGATAAACATGCCAAAAAACAATTAAACAAATTACTAGCAAAAGCTAAGAAAGACAATGTTGATTTGAAATTCCGTAGTGGTTATAGAAGTTACCAAGATCAGCAAGACATTATGAAGAAATTTGTTAAAGAAGAAGGCAAGAATCAAGCTAAACACTATACAGCCGTTCCTGGCCATTCTGAACATCAAACAGGCTTAGCCTTTGATGTTGGTACCGATGCACCTATGCAAGACTTTAAAAAGGATTTTGGAAAATCAAAAGAAGGTAAATGGTTAGCGCAACATGCACCTAAATATGGTTTTATTATTCGTTATCCAAAAGGACAAGAAAAAGAAACAGGCTATTCTTATGAAGCTTGGCATATCAGATATGTAGGACGAGATTTAGCGGAAATTATTAATGGCGAACATACTAATTTAGAAACGTATTACAATTTACCAAATTAA
- the pcrA gene encoding DNA helicase PcrA: MNALVNKMNDEQSQAVRNTEGPLLIMAGAGSGKTRVLTHRIAYLLDEKSVSPYNILAITFTNKAAREMKERVETLVGEEAQVIWMSTFHSMCVRILRRDADRIGIERNFTIIDPTDQKSVIKDVLKSENIDSKRFEPRMFIGAISNLKNELKTPEDAQKEANDYHSQMVATVYRGYQRQLSRNEALDFDDLIMTTINLFERVPEVLEYYQNKFQYIHVDEYQDTNKAQYTLVKLLASKFKNLCVVGDSDQSIYGWRGADIQNILSFEEDYPEAKTIFLEQNYRSTKTILTAANEVIKNNSERKPKGLWTGNTQGEKIHYYEAMTERDEAEYVVKEIMKQQKNNKKYKDMAILYRTNAQSRVLEETFMKSNIPYTMVGGQKFYDRKEIKDILSYLRIVANSNDDISLQRIINVPKRGVGPSSVEKIQKYAVDNDISMFDALGEVDFIGLSKKVTQECINFYELIQNLIKEQEFLEISEIVEEIMQKSGYREMLEKEQTLESRSRLENIDEFMSVPKDYEKNTPLEEQSLINFLTDLSLVADIDEAQIENGVTLMTMHSAKGLEFPIVFIMGMEESLFPHIRAIKSDDDHEMEEERRICYVAITRAEEELYITHATSRMLFGRSQSNLPSRFLKEIPESLLEDVKGTSKAATKFNSATKKPQKRGFSKQVRSSKQQNNTTWNVGDKVIHKSWGEGMVSNVSEKNGSVELDIIFKSEGPKRLLAQFAPIEKKGE; the protein is encoded by the coding sequence ATGAATGCGTTAGTAAATAAAATGAACGATGAACAAAGCCAAGCGGTACGAAATACAGAAGGACCATTATTAATTATGGCTGGTGCAGGTTCGGGGAAAACTCGTGTACTAACACACCGCATTGCTTATTTATTAGACGAGAAAAGTGTGTCTCCATATAATATTTTAGCCATTACCTTTACGAATAAAGCTGCGCGCGAGATGAAAGAGAGAGTTGAAACTTTAGTGGGTGAAGAAGCCCAAGTTATTTGGATGTCTACCTTTCACTCAATGTGTGTAAGAATTTTACGTCGTGATGCGGATAGAATTGGCATTGAACGTAATTTCACAATTATCGACCCAACAGACCAAAAATCAGTAATCAAAGATGTACTGAAATCAGAGAACATTGATAGTAAACGTTTTGAACCAAGAATGTTCATCGGGGCAATAAGTAATTTGAAAAATGAATTGAAAACGCCAGAAGACGCTCAAAAAGAAGCGAATGACTACCATTCACAAATGGTAGCAACTGTGTATAGAGGTTATCAACGTCAATTATCACGTAATGAAGCATTGGATTTTGATGATTTAATCATGACGACAATCAATTTATTTGAACGTGTGCCAGAAGTTTTAGAATATTATCAAAATAAATTCCAATATATTCATGTTGACGAATATCAAGATACGAACAAAGCACAATATACGTTAGTTAAATTATTAGCAAGTAAATTTAAAAATCTTTGTGTAGTTGGAGATTCTGATCAATCTATTTATGGTTGGCGTGGCGCTGACATTCAAAATATCTTATCTTTTGAAGAAGACTATCCTGAAGCTAAAACAATATTTTTAGAACAAAATTATCGTTCAACAAAAACGATTTTAACTGCTGCCAACGAAGTGATTAAAAATAACTCTGAACGTAAACCGAAAGGATTATGGACGGGGAACACACAAGGAGAAAAAATACATTATTATGAAGCTATGACCGAACGTGATGAAGCGGAATACGTAGTGAAAGAAATAATGAAGCAGCAAAAAAATAATAAAAAATATAAAGATATGGCTATACTTTATCGTACGAATGCTCAGTCACGTGTACTTGAAGAAACGTTTATGAAATCAAACATTCCATATACAATGGTTGGTGGACAAAAGTTCTATGACAGAAAAGAAATTAAAGATATTCTAAGCTATTTAAGAATAGTGGCTAACAGTAATGATGACATTAGTTTACAACGTATTATCAATGTTCCTAAAAGAGGTGTTGGACCGTCTTCAGTAGAAAAAATACAAAAATATGCTGTAGATAATGATATTAGTATGTTTGATGCTTTAGGTGAAGTTGATTTTATTGGTTTATCAAAAAAAGTAACGCAAGAATGTATTAATTTTTATGAGCTCATCCAAAATTTAATTAAAGAACAAGAATTCTTAGAAATCAGTGAGATTGTTGAAGAAATAATGCAAAAATCTGGTTACAGAGAGATGTTAGAAAAAGAACAAACATTAGAATCACGTAGTCGTCTTGAGAATATAGATGAATTTATGTCAGTTCCTAAAGATTATGAAAAAAATACGCCTTTAGAAGAGCAGTCTTTAATTAATTTCTTAACAGACTTATCGCTAGTTGCAGATATAGATGAAGCACAAATAGAAAATGGCGTAACATTAATGACAATGCACTCTGCTAAAGGTCTTGAATTTCCAATTGTCTTTATTATGGGTATGGAAGAATCATTGTTCCCACATATCAGAGCAATCAAAAGCGATGATGACCATGAAATGGAAGAAGAACGTAGAATTTGCTATGTAGCGATTACAAGAGCTGAAGAAGAATTATATATTACGCATGCGACTTCAAGAATGTTATTTGGACGTTCTCAATCCAATTTACCGTCTCGTTTCCTTAAAGAAATTCCTGAGAGCTTATTAGAAGATGTAAAAGGTACAAGTAAAGCTGCGACGAAATTCAATAGTGCAACTAAAAAACCGCAAAAAAGAGGCTTTAGTAAACAGGTTCGATCTAGCAAGCAACAAAACAACACAACTTGGAATGTTGGAGATAAAGTTATCCATAAATCATGGGGCGAAGGTATGGTAAGTAATGTTTCAGAGAAGAATGGTTCAGTAGAATTAGACATTATTTTCAAATCTGAGGGGCCTAAACGTTTATTAGCACAATTTGCACCAATTGAAAAAAAGGGGGAATAA
- the gatA gene encoding Asp-tRNA(Asn)/Glu-tRNA(Gln) amidotransferase subunit GatA yields MTIRYESVENLIKLIENKEITPSQIVNDIYDAIEETDPTIKSFLALDKENALAKAKELDELQAKGQIEGKLFGIPMGIKDNIITEGVETTCASKMLEGFVPIYESTVMNKLKDENAVLIGKLNMDEFAMGGSTETSYYKKTVNPFDHTAVPGGSSGGSAAAVAAGLVPFSLGSDTGGSIRQPAAYCGIVGMKPTYGRVSRFGLVAFASSLDQIGPLTRNVKDNALVLEAITGVDENDSTSAPVTDADYSADIGQDIKGLKVALPKEYLGEGVSEDVKSAVKDAVETLKSLGATVDEVSLPNTKYGIPSYYVIASSEASSNLSRFDGIRYGYHSTEAKSLEELYKMSRSEGFGEEVKRRILLGTFALSSGYYDAFYKKSQKVRTLIKNDFDNIFEDYDVVVGPTAPTTAFNIGEEIDDPLTMYANDLLTTPVNLAGLPGISVPCGLSNNRPIGLQFIGKPFDEKTLYRVAYQYETQFNFHDKYEKL; encoded by the coding sequence ATGACCATCCGTTACGAATCTGTGGAAAACCTAATTAAACTAATTGAAAATAAAGAAATAACACCGTCTCAAATCGTTAATGATATATACGATGCAATCGAAGAGACAGATCCAACAATCAAATCTTTTCTTGCATTAGACAAAGAGAATGCTTTAGCAAAAGCTAAAGAACTTGATGAGTTACAAGCTAAAGGCCAAATTGAAGGTAAATTATTTGGTATTCCTATGGGTATCAAAGATAACATCATTACTGAAGGTGTAGAAACTACATGTGCAAGTAAAATGTTAGAAGGCTTTGTACCGATTTATGAATCAACTGTGATGAATAAATTAAAAGATGAAAATGCAGTGTTAATCGGTAAGTTAAACATGGATGAATTTGCAATGGGTGGTTCTACAGAGACATCTTATTATAAAAAAACAGTTAACCCATTCGATCATACTGCAGTACCTGGTGGTTCTTCAGGTGGTTCAGCTGCAGCAGTTGCAGCAGGCTTAGTACCATTTAGTTTAGGTTCAGATACTGGTGGTTCAATCCGTCAACCTGCAGCTTATTGCGGTATTGTAGGCATGAAACCTACATATGGTCGCGTATCACGTTTTGGACTAGTAGCGTTTGCATCTTCATTAGACCAAATTGGTCCTTTAACACGTAATGTTAAAGATAATGCTTTAGTATTGGAAGCTATTACTGGTGTAGATGAAAATGATTCTACAAGCGCACCTGTAACTGATGCTGATTATTCAGCTGATATCGGCCAAGATATTAAAGGATTAAAAGTAGCATTACCGAAAGAATACTTAGGCGAAGGTGTATCAGAAGATGTTAAATCTGCAGTGAAAGATGCAGTTGAAACATTAAAATCACTTGGCGCAACAGTAGATGAAGTTTCATTACCTAATACGAAATATGGTATACCTTCATATTATGTTATTGCATCATCTGAAGCATCATCAAACTTATCTCGTTTCGATGGCATTAGATATGGTTATCATTCAACAGAAGCTAAATCTTTAGAAGAATTATATAAAATGTCAAGAAGTGAAGGTTTTGGCGAAGAAGTTAAGCGTCGTATCCTTTTAGGTACATTTGCGTTAAGTTCTGGTTATTATGATGCATTTTACAAAAAGTCTCAAAAAGTTAGAACTTTAATTAAAAATGATTTTGATAATATCTTTGAAGATTATGATGTTGTTGTCGGACCAACTGCTCCTACAACAGCGTTTAATATTGGTGAGGAAATTGACGATCCATTAACAATGTATGCGAATGATTTATTAACTACTCCAGTAAATCTAGCTGGTTTGCCAGGTATTTCAGTACCATGTGGACTTTCAAATAATCGCCCAATTGGCTTACAGTTCATTGGTAAACCATTCGATGAGAAAACGTTATATCGTGTCGCTTATCAATATGAAACACAATTTAACTTTCATGATAAATACGAAAAATTATAA
- the gatC gene encoding Asp-tRNA(Asn)/Glu-tRNA(Gln) amidotransferase subunit GatC yields the protein MAKVTREEVKHIANLARLQISEDETTEMQETLETILNFANQIDSANTSDIEPTNHVLDLQNVLREDKAEEGIPQELALKNAKETEDGQFKVPSIMNEEDA from the coding sequence ATGGCTAAAGTTACACGTGAAGAAGTTAAACATATAGCTAATTTAGCTAGACTTCAAATTTCTGAAGATGAAACGACTGAAATGCAAGAAACATTAGAAACAATTTTAAATTTTGCTAATCAAATCGATTCTGCAAATACAAGTGATATTGAACCCACAAATCACGTACTAGATTTACAAAATGTATTACGTGAAGACAAAGCAGAAGAGGGTATTCCTCAAGAGCTTGCATTAAAAAATGCGAAAGAAACGGAAGATGGACAGTTTAAAGTACCATCTATCATGAATGAGGAGGACGCTTAA
- the ligA gene encoding NAD-dependent DNA ligase LigA gives MAENIQARVDELHKLLNQYSYEYYVKDNPSVPDSEYDKLLHELIDIESQHPEYKTADSPTVRVGGEAQSTFEKVNHDTPMLSLGNAFNEEDLRKFDQRIREQIGDIKYMCELKIDGLAVSLKYENGRFVQGLTRGDGTTGEDITENLKTIHAIPLKINKPLTFEVRGEAYMPRSSFFKLNEAKEQNEEQPFANPRNAAAGSLRQLDARLAAKRKLSVFLYSVNDFTDFAADSQNDALKELDDLGFKTNQERRKVNNIDEVLDYIEYWTSQRESLPYDIDGIVIKVDDLSQQEEMGYTQKSPRWAIAYKFPAEEVVTQLLDIELSIGRTGVVTPTAILEPVRVAGTTVSRASLHNEDLIHEKDIRIGDSVVIKKAGDIIPEVINSIVDRRPDDAVPYHMPTHCPSCDHELVRIEGEVALRCINPKCQAQLVEGLIHFVSRQAMNIDGLGTKIIHQLYDNNKIKDVADIYYLTKEDLLPLERMGEKKVENLLSAIEQSKGNSLENLLFGLGIRHLGVKASQVVAEKYGSIERLFEVTEEEFVSIHDFGHKLAQSIVTYLENDDIRSLIDKLRQKHVNMEYKGVRTSDIEGHPEFKDKTIVLTGKLQQMTRNEAAEWLELQGAKVTNSVTKRTDLVIAGADAGSKLTKAEKFGTTVWSEDDFINKQNEISN, from the coding sequence ATGGCTGAAAATATTCAAGCGCGCGTCGATGAATTGCATAAACTGTTAAATCAATACAGTTATGAATATTATGTTAAAGACAATCCATCTGTACCTGATAGCGAGTATGATAAATTATTACATGAGTTAATAGACATAGAGTCACAACATCCTGAATACAAAACAGCAGATTCCCCAACCGTTCGTGTAGGTGGAGAGGCTCAATCTACATTTGAAAAAGTAAATCACGATACGCCAATGCTAAGTTTAGGGAACGCCTTTAACGAAGAAGATTTGCGTAAGTTTGACCAACGTATACGTGAGCAAATTGGTGATATTAAATATATGTGTGAGCTGAAAATTGACGGGTTAGCAGTCTCATTAAAGTATGAAAATGGTAGATTTGTTCAGGGGCTTACGCGCGGAGATGGGACAACGGGAGAAGATATAACCGAAAACCTAAAGACTATCCATGCAATCCCTTTAAAGATTAATAAACCATTAACATTCGAAGTACGTGGCGAAGCGTATATGCCACGTTCTTCATTCTTTAAGTTAAATGAAGCAAAAGAACAAAATGAAGAACAACCATTTGCGAATCCACGAAATGCTGCGGCAGGGTCATTAAGACAATTGGACGCACGATTAGCCGCTAAACGTAAACTCAGTGTATTTTTATATAGTGTAAATGACTTTACTGACTTTGCTGCAGATAGTCAAAACGATGCGCTGAAAGAATTAGATGACTTAGGATTTAAAACGAATCAAGAGCGCAGAAAAGTAAATAATATCGATGAAGTATTAGATTATATAGAATATTGGACGTCCCAGCGTGAATCATTACCTTATGACATTGATGGTATCGTAATAAAAGTTGATGATTTATCACAACAAGAAGAAATGGGTTATACACAAAAATCACCAAGATGGGCAATCGCTTATAAATTTCCTGCAGAAGAAGTTGTAACGCAATTGCTAGATATTGAATTAAGTATCGGACGTACAGGTGTCGTTACACCAACTGCGATTTTAGAACCAGTTAGAGTGGCTGGAACGACAGTTTCTAGAGCCTCATTACATAATGAAGATTTAATTCACGAAAAAGATATACGTATCGGTGATAGTGTCGTTATTAAGAAAGCGGGAGACATTATTCCAGAAGTGATAAACAGTATCGTTGATAGAAGGCCAGATGATGCGGTTCCATATCATATGCCAACACATTGTCCAAGCTGTGACCATGAGCTAGTCAGAATCGAAGGAGAAGTTGCTTTAAGATGTATCAATCCAAAGTGTCAGGCGCAATTGGTAGAAGGATTAATACACTTTGTTTCAAGACAAGCTATGAACATCGATGGATTAGGGACTAAAATCATTCATCAACTATATGATAATAATAAAATTAAAGACGTTGCTGATATTTATTATTTAACTAAGGAAGACTTATTACCTTTAGAGCGTATGGGTGAGAAAAAAGTAGAAAATTTATTGTCGGCAATTGAGCAATCTAAAGGAAATTCATTGGAAAACTTGTTATTTGGGTTAGGCATTAGACATTTAGGTGTGAAAGCAAGCCAAGTCGTAGCAGAGAAATATGGCTCAATTGAGCGTCTTTTTGAAGTTACCGAGGAAGAATTCGTTAGTATTCATGATTTTGGACATAAACTCGCACAATCAATCGTTACTTATTTAGAAAATGACGATATTCGCTCACTAATTGATAAATTACGACAAAAGCATGTTAATATGGAATATAAGGGAGTAAGAACTTCTGATATAGAAGGTCACCCAGAGTTTAAAGATAAAACGATTGTACTTACTGGTAAATTACAACAGATGACTAGAAATGAAGCAGCTGAGTGGTTAGAATTGCAAGGTGCTAAAGTGACTAACAGTGTGACTAAACGTACTGATTTAGTCATCGCAGGTGCGGATGCGGGTTCTAAATTAACTAAAGCAGAGAAATTTGGCACGACAGTATGGTCTGAAGATGATTTTATAAATAAACAAAATGAAATTTCTAATTAG
- the purB gene encoding adenylosuccinate lyase translates to MIERYSREEMSNIWTDQNRYEAWLEVEILACEAWSKLGYIPQEDVQKIRDNAKVDVARAQEIEQETRHDVVAFTRQVSETLGEERKWVHYGLTSTDVVDTALSYVIKQANEIIEKDLERFIEVLAKKAQDYKYTLMMGRTHGVHAEPTTFGVKMALWYTEMKRNLERFKRVREEIEVGKMSGAVGTFANIPPEIEAHVCERLGLDAAPVSTQTLQRDRHAYYIATLALIATSMEKFAVEIRNLQKTETREVEEAFAKGQKGSSAMPHKRNPIGSENITGLSRVIRGYITTAYENVPLWHERDISHSSAERIMLPDVTIALDYGLNRFTNIVDRLTVYEDNMSANIDKTFGLIFSQRVLLALINKGMVREEAYDKVQPKAMESWETKTPFRQLVEQDSDITDLLTSEELDDCFDPKHHLNQVDTIFERAGLA, encoded by the coding sequence ATGATTGAACGTTATTCTAGAGAAGAAATGTCTAACATTTGGACAGACCAAAACCGTTATGAAGCATGGCTTGAAGTAGAAATTTTGGCTTGTGAGGCGTGGAGTAAATTAGGTTATATACCACAAGAAGACGTACAAAAAATACGTGACAATGCTAAAGTAGATGTTGCCAGAGCGCAAGAAATCGAACAGGAAACGAGACATGACGTAGTAGCATTTACACGTCAAGTATCGGAAACACTAGGAGAAGAACGCAAATGGGTGCATTATGGTCTTACTTCAACAGATGTCGTTGATACTGCATTAAGTTATGTTATTAAACAAGCAAACGAAATTATTGAAAAAGATTTAGAACGTTTTATCGAAGTATTAGCTAAAAAAGCTCAAGATTATAAATATACATTAATGATGGGGCGTACACATGGCGTGCATGCCGAACCAACAACGTTTGGCGTGAAAATGGCACTTTGGTACACTGAAATGAAACGTAATTTAGAGCGTTTTAAACGTGTTAGAGAAGAAATCGAAGTAGGTAAAATGAGTGGTGCAGTAGGTACATTCGCTAATATTCCACCAGAAATAGAAGCCCATGTTTGTGAACGTTTAGGACTTGATGCGGCACCAGTTTCAACACAAACTTTACAACGTGATAGACATGCATACTACATCGCAACGCTTGCATTAATTGCTACTTCTATGGAAAAATTTGCCGTAGAAATTCGAAACTTACAAAAAACAGAAACACGCGAAGTAGAAGAAGCATTTGCCAAAGGACAAAAAGGTTCATCAGCTATGCCACATAAACGTAATCCAATTGGTTCTGAAAATATTACAGGTTTATCACGTGTCATTAGAGGATATATTACAACAGCGTACGAAAATGTTCCGCTATGGCATGAAAGAGATATTTCTCATTCATCTGCAGAACGTATCATGTTGCCTGATGTTACAATCGCATTAGATTATGGGCTAAATCGCTTTACTAACATCGTTGACAGATTAACTGTTTATGAAGATAATATGTCTGCGAACATAGACAAGACGTTTGGTTTAATATTCTCTCAACGTGTATTATTAGCCTTGATTAATAAAGGTATGGTCCGTGAAGAAGCATATGACAAAGTACAACCTAAAGCGATGGAATCTTGGGAAACTAAAACACCGTTTAGACAATTAGTTGAACAAGATAGTGATATTACTGATTTATTAACTTCTGAAGAATTAGATGATTGTTTCGATCCTAAACATCATTTAAATCAAGTAGATACTATTTTTGAAAGAGCAGGATTAGCCTAA